Below is a genomic region from Penaeus vannamei isolate JL-2024 chromosome 18, ASM4276789v1, whole genome shotgun sequence.
ATTCCATATGTCGCGCATGAAGACGGTTTTCCTGATGGGGAGCACGCCCATGGCCAACTTGACGCGCGAGGTGGCCCGCGAGAGCGACGCCTTCCATGACATCATTCAGCTGGACTTCGAGCACCCGGACGACGACCTCTCCCATACGACCCTCTGCATGCTCCACTGGACGCTCTCCTACTGCCCTCGGGCCAAGTGGATCCTAAGAACGAGGGCCAACGTGGTCGTCAACACGCTAGCGATGAGTGACTTCCTCCTGGGCAGCAATGAGGACTTCGCGTGCCTGATGGCCGAGGAAGGCGCCTCCTGTCGGCACTGCGGCGATGGCCAGCAGTCGCCACCGCCTCACTGCTCTCCCCACGCCTACGCTATCAGCACCGACATCGCCCGGGATCTGTATCTCTTTGCAAATAAGACGCACCAACACCGGGACGAAAACGTGTTCTTCACAGGCACGCTGCCGCAGCCGCTGCAGCCCACGTACCACCGCCTGAGGAGCAAGCAACTCAAATTCGGCAAGACGGCCATCTACAAGGAAGGCTGGAGCGACCTCCCGCTGATGACTGTGGGGAAGGCTCGCGGCCGGCCTGCGTAGGGCGTCGTCTGGAGAACTTCCTTTGAAGATATTCCGAAGAGATGTggatgttagttttttttttaattaacggTTGTTGGATTGAAGCCCAGATGTTCAATGAATAAAATTAGATGATTTACAGCTCGATTTGACCTAAACACTTTCTAGTTTTTCCTCATATCCCAGTTTGcctttatagacacacacacatatatatatgtatatatgtatatatatatatatatatatatatatatatatatatatatatatatacatacacagacacacacacgcacacacacacacacacacacacacacacacacacacacacgcacacacacacatatatatatatatatatatatatatatatatatatatataaatatatatatatatatatacatagatatatgtatatatatatatatatatatatatatatatatatatatatatatatatgtatatgtatatatatacatatatatatagatatatatatatacatatatatatatatatatatatatatatatatatatatatatatatatatacatatatatacatatgcataaatacagacacacacacacatatatatatgtgtgtgtgtgtctatatatatatatgtgtatgtatatatatatatatatatatatatatatatatatatatatatatatatatatatatatatatatatatatatacatatatatacacatatatacatatgtgtgtgtgtgtgtgcatacatatgtatacatacaaacacacaaacacacaaac
It encodes:
- the LOC113821656 gene encoding beta-1,3-galactosyltransferase 5 — encoded protein: MARLFSKNTLTKLVFMAPTRLRDSSAAAAVMVLSMMLAVTWVAVAAHLLHKYHFPPPLLRHQSYSQAVQEILNRLRSEHLQNKNHTCFPFRYMINERALCRDSVAIVNMVPVHPHQAEVRHFIRSTWAKPSLFHMSRMKTVFLMGSTPMANLTREVARESDAFHDIIQLDFEHPDDDLSHTTLCMLHWTLSYCPRAKWILRTRANVVVNTLAMSDFLLGSNEDFACLMAEEGASCRHCGDGQQSPPPHCSPHAYAISTDIARDLYLFANKTHQHRDENVFFTGTLPQPLQPTYHRLRSKQLKFGKTAIYKEGWSDLPLMTVGKARGRPA